Proteins encoded together in one Rhinopithecus roxellana isolate Shanxi Qingling chromosome 3, ASM756505v1, whole genome shotgun sequence window:
- the CETN3 gene encoding centrin-3, translated as MSLALRSELVVDKTKRKKRRELSEEQKQEIKDAFELFDTDKDEAIDYHELKVAMRALGFDVKKADVLKILKDYDREATGKITFEDFNEVVTDWILERDPHEEILKAFKLFDDDDSGKISLRNLRRVARELGENMSDEELRAMIEEFDKDGDGEINQEEFIAIMTGDI; from the exons ATGAGTTTAGCTCTGAG AAGTGAGCTTGTAGTAgacaaaacaaagaggaaaaaaagaagagaactgtctgaggaacagaaacaagaaattaaaGATGCTTTTGAACTATTTGATACAGACAAAGATGAAGCAATAGATTATCATGAATTAAAG GTGGCAATGAGAGCCTTGGGGTTTGATGTAAAAAAAGCTGATGTACTGAAGATTCTTAAAGATTATGACAGAGAAGCCACAGGGAAAATCACCTTTGAAGATTTTAATGAAGTTG tGACAGACTGGATATTGGAAAGAGATCCCCATGAAGAAATACTCAAGGCATTTAAACtatttgatgatgatgattcaGGTAAAATAAGCTTGAGAAATTTGCGACGTGTTGCTAGAGAATTGGGTGAAAACATGAGTGATGAAGAGCTTCGAGCTATGATAGAAGAATTTGACAAAGATGGTGATGGAGAAA